The following DNA comes from Chitinophaga nivalis.
GGTATCGGCGAGTTTGAAGCCCAACGCTGCTATGCTTCTCTTAATCATAGACGCAGAGGCAGCCGCCCCTGTGTTGATCAGGATATTACCCTGTGGGGTTACAATAAGATAGACCGCCAATTCAGCAGTGCCCACATAGTAAAGGTTCCCGGCAATCTGAAAGGGGGAATAGGGCTTATTCCATTTGGCATTGGTAATTGCCGGTTCCACTACTTTCTGAGCAGACGCCCAAAAGGTAACCAATAATAAACAGGCTGACAGCAGGTATTTTTTTATAAACATATATTGATGATGTTTTTCAAGACATGACATTGGATTCCGTATGCAGGTTTACTATAAATAAGAAAGTCCATACAATCGCTTCCCGGACGATTTTTTACACCAGTCTAAGATACTACAACACCATCATCAAACACACTAGCCTTTATTTTTTTTTGATGTATAAGGCCCAAATACTGCTTTCACCGGCATCGCAGCGCTGCTATCATCCAGTATGATAACATGATAGCTTTCTCCACCAGGACTAACCCTCACCACTATATGTCCCTGCTGGCTTTTATAGGCCCGATCAATCAATGGCCCGATCACCAGTTTATTAGCCTCCAGCATATTGGTAGCAAAAACATCCCGCTCTCCTTTGTAAATATGCTGGTTCATCACCCTTAATAACACTTCATGTCCGGGATGGTCTGCACTCCAGGTTTGTCCAATCCATACCCGGGGCTTAAATGCGCTGATCATCGATTCATTCACAGCATCCCTGTTACCATGATGATCCATCGTGGCAATGTCTACCTCTCCTACGGCTGTGGCTATAACGGTTTCCACATCGCGATAGGGACTATCCCCCTTGAAAACATTGCCGGTATTATCTCCGCCGGTATAATACCGGAAAGGACCATAATTAATGGTAAACGCCAAGCTCAGGCTATTTTCATCCGGCCATGTGGAGCGGTCTGCCGGAATCGGTTCCGGGAAATGAGCTACCACACTGGTATCCTTTCCGGTCCAGATCCATTGACTGGATTTTACATTCCTGACATAGAACTGTGGATACGCTTGCTGTTTTTTCAATAAGGTGATCTGTTGCCTGCTACCTGCCTTTAATGGCACCACCCTTAATCCCTGATCTATTTTTTCCGTGATACAGTCGAAGTAGTTTTTTGTGGTATTTTCAAATACCGTTAAATCGCTGCTGTTGCGGGATACCACCGTTTTAATGTCATTGGGATAATAGTGGCCCCGGTCTATCAATGTTTTTACGGGTATCAGGTCCATCACACCGGTTATACCTGTCAGCCTGAATTTTCCGGAAGATGACCAGGGCGCCTCCGGATACCAGGCCCCGTAATGATCATCATGAAAATGCGTAATCATGGCATAATCGATAGCCAGCTGATTCTTCACAGGGGCTACCTGCCGGATGTAGTTCACAATCCATTCATAAGGCTTCTTTGAAGTATCGGGTTTAACAGTCGTAAACCGGCCGGCAGGTGTCTTCTTATCCCGGGGAAACAGTTCCCCGGCATCCACGAGCATGGTCGTACCATCCGGAAAAACGGCATACATGGCATTTCCTTTACCAGTATTGATGTGATGCAGATCGAGGTAACCTTCTTTCCAGGCAGGCAAAGGGTCTCCCGGCTTAAACACCTGCGCATGGATCGTTCCGCAAATAAGTAAGCCGGTCAATAGCAGGTAATATATCTTATTCCTGTTTCTTTTGATCCCGTAAATCTTTCCTGTGGTAATTACCTGGTTTTCGTTTATCCCTTCCTGTGATGGAAGACAATCGTCATTCCCGAAAAATTTCTTACAGCAATTCATAATAGGTATTTGTGCGATTTAGACACTAAAGTGGAATACAGTACTAATTTTCGTTGCGTTGCCAGCATAAAAATGCCGCCGCCATACAGCTATCGCGTGATGATTTTTTCTATTCAGCCACCACAATACCAACAACCATTACCTCAGTTGACAGCATAGCCTTATAAAGGTGACAGATAAATTCCCATTAAGTGACAGTTATGTTGGGGACTTTCCCTTTTTATCAATCCATCTCTTTGTTGTATAGGTTTTCCTCCAGGTAGCTGGTATTTCCTTTTATGAAAGCCTGCAGGCAGGAAAACGCAAAAGGCGTGTCCATACCATCCATTTGTGTAGCAAACCTGGGATTGAGTACGTCTTTTTTCTTAAAAAATCCTTTCCGCTCCATCCTGGGGCGCATATATCCTATTCCTACAAGGCCCCACAAACATCCGGAGATACAAAGCGTTTCTTCCTCCCCAAGGTAGTTTCGCCGTTTTATTTCAAAGAAGTAAAACGGATTTTCCGGACTGCTGCCAGTGGCTTCAATCTGCTTATAAAGGTCTTCCCAGTTGATACCCTGGTATAAGGTCATGGCTTTTTCGCTATCGCAGCCGGGATAAGCAACCGGATGGCGGGTAAATGGAGATTGTATGCTTATTTCGTACATATACAGTTCATTCCGTGCAATACAGGTAAAATATGGGCGTTTATCTTCCCAGGTATGATATTAGGCAATATTTTTGAGTACTGCGGGTAGTATAGTGATGTGTGGTAGCAGTACCTAAAAAACAACTACTGAAATCAGGATTAAATAAATCAAGAAAAAGCGAGGAAATGAGCAAATTCAGGGTATACTGTGTGCAAGTGATTTTTACTGTTTTACTGCTGATAAACGGCTTTCCGGCGGTTTCTCAAATGCAGGCAGACACAGCTCAAAAGACGGTTTATCTTTTCAGTGGTATCGGGGCAGATTCCAGCATATTCATGAACCTGACACTCCCTGGCTACCACAAAGTTTACATCACCTGGATACCGGCGTTGCCTCATGAGTCATTAACACAATATGCCGGCAGGATAAAAAGCCAGATTACGGTCGATAGTCCCTATATTATCGGACTTTCTTTTGGTGGTATTGCGGCAGTGGAAGTATCCAAACAGATCACGGTCAAAAAAATGGTGCTGATTTCTTCCGTCCGGACAAAAAGTGAATTGAACCGGGTCCAGTTTTTCTTCATGAAAATAGGGTTGTATCGCATTATTCCCAGCTCGTTGATCAAACGCACCAACTTCCTTACCTATCGTTATTTTGGCGCCCGGTCGCCGGAAGATAAAAAGGCATTGACAAAATTATTACAGGATACAGATGTGACCTTCTTTCGCTGGGCATTGAAAGCGCTGTCTTATTGGGATAACAACAAAGCACCCGACCGGACGATTCAGATACATGGCACGGCCGACCGGGTTATCAGCAGCAGGCTGGTACATCCGGAGTATCGCATTAAAGGTGGAGGGCACCTGATGGTGTTAGATAAAGCGGATACGATTAGTCATATTATTACGCATTATTTCGGAGAGTAATGGGCGTAAGCTATTCCATATTTACAATCGTTGCCTGTCTTGCCACGAGCCGCCAGTGATCCTTTTCTTTCATCCATATATTGGTATATTGTCTTGTTACCTTTTTACCCGCATGTGCGGTGGCTTTCTCCGGCGTTACGATTTCCTTGCCCATTGCTATGGCAATATTCTCCACCACCGTTACCCGATCCACAATTCTTTCAACGGTCGCATAATCTATTTTTCCTTCCCTGATGAAGGTCAATATTTCCGGCACCGTTACAATCTGGCCATAAGGGTTGTTAACGACGAAATGTTTCGACCAGATCTGCAGCAACGTAGCAGTATCGGAGTGATGTACAGCCGCCAGCTCCCGTTGTTCCAGCTGTCGGATTGTTTTTTCTGTATTGGACTGACTATAGGAAGATACCTGTATGAGGGCGAGAAAAACAAGGATTAATAATGTCTTTTCCATTATAAGTGATTTTGATTTTCAATAGATCCCGGATATTGCCGTTGTTTAAAAATATTTATTTCTCCGGCTTGTTGCAAAGAAAGTACATAATCTTGTCTGTCTGATGAAATATACCTTCAGGTAATTAACTTACCTTAGGGTAATTAAAGGATTTAACATGGCTTCAAAGGAAACATTGGCCGGTTGTCCGGTACAACATGCATTGCAGTACATCAGCGGTAAATGGCAAATGGGGATCCTCTGGCAACTGCGGCAGGGGCCTATCCGGTTTAACGCCCTCAAAGATACCTTCCCAGGCCTCAGTGAAAAGGTCTTAACCGAAAATCTTAAATTTTTTGAAGAAAAAGGAATTGTAGAGAAGCAGTCCTTTCCTTCCGTTCCGCCTAAAGTGGAATATCAACTCACCGCAGACGGGCAGACTCTGTTACCCGTTATTGAAAAGGTCATCCGTTGGGGGTATACACATTTACAGGAAGAAAAAGTGCAAAGGGATACCTTACATACGCCATCAGTTGTCATGAATGAGCTGGAGCAGGCATCCAATTCATCAGATCAAACAGGTGTGTGAATATTATTGTCCGCTCATTCATCCAACAGATAGCACCTACTATTTACCAGTATAATTTTTTGATTAATCAGCAGATTTCGGGAAACAATTGCTTATTGAAATTTGTATGGATGAGATAAACTTGCTGCATAATAAACAAACACCTGCAACAGCCCTTGTGGCGTTAGTATCATCCTATTTTTCTACATGCCTCAAAAAATTAATTTAATAAATTTCCGCAACTCATCAATATGGGCATAGACCAGGAAATCACTTATCTGATTTCGAATGATTTTCCATACCATCAGCTCATCTGTAGTGCTTCCGGTCCGGAATACGCACGGGACATGGGCTGGTCTTTTGATACGCTATCAAACATATCTCACTACGAAAATAAAATCTGTGTGATTGATAACCGGATTATCGAAAGTGAATGTTTGTTACTGCATCAGTACCTTAGAGAAAACGCACATCGAAAATTTATGTTTGTCATCATAGACCCCTATCGCGAAGCATGCGTCAATCATTACTATTATGAATTAATGGAAAACGTTTATCACCTGCCCAATGTTTTATATCTCACTAAATATAACGCCACCGAATGGGCCCTCGATCTGGATCCTGCACAACGAAAGACCACCTGGATCCCTTATCCATATGATATTTCCCGGGAAATAAATACAGATTCCCTTAATAACCGGAAAAGCAAGATTATCTTTTCAGGTGCCTTACTTCACGGCATTTACCCGCTGCGGTCTGCCTTTCTTAAAAAGAACATACATGCCGGAAATGAACATCTTATTGATTGGCTGAAACATCCCGGACATGAAGATGATGGAGATATCATGCAACATGACGTTATTAAGGAAAGCTATTTAACTTTTCTGTCCCAATACAAATTTATGTTTCTTTGCCCTTCCAGATGTCAGCTTGAATTTCTGAAATTCCGGGAATGTGCGTATGCAGGATGTGTTCCTGTAGGACAACTGCCGACAAGTATGTTGTCAGCGGTAAATATATTTAAATGGGATGATTCGGTGTCATCAGCACAGCTCACAAAGCTACTCGCTACAGACAGTAGCCAGCTCCTGCCTATTGTTCAGCAATATAGGCGTTTCTTTAGGGAAGAAAGAACGCCTGCCAAATTAAATAAACAGTTAGCTGAATTTCTAAAAGTACAGGAATGGATATAGCTCGGTCGGGATCTTCCCTTTTTTCTTCAATCCGGCTACCATTCTATGATATTTACCTTCAAAATCCTTTACTGGCTATAATTCAGACACCCTGTCTGCAAAGAAAAAAACAGCTTCAAATCGTTTGACCCGAAGCCGGTTTTTTATTTAAAACTTTTGAGCATTACACGGAACAACACAACACTGCAGCAACGGCCAATGCCAGGCATTCAAATGCCTTACTTCAAAATATGCGTCAACTTATTAAATACATCTCCCGCTTCCGGCATAGGCAGGAAAATCCAGGCATGATACATTTGCTGGTATTCATAATAATCGACGGCCTGTTTTTTTTCTTTTAACAATGCTACCAGCTTTCTGGCATCGGGCAATACCACCTCGTGGGTACCCGCAAATAAATGAATAGGGGCTAACCCTTCCAACGTACCATATATCGGACTAATCCTATAATCATCAACAGGCGTGTCTGCTGCATAAATGGCGATCGATTTGCGCACACCGTTAATATCAATATAGGGATCATACTTGTCAATAACCGGAATGTCGGGGTTTTGCATGGTACCATCCAGCAAAGGCGATAATAAAATGATGGTAGCGGGTTGGCCCATCTGATGGTTCCGGACATATTGCGCCAGCGAAAAAGCCAGTCCGCCACCTGCAGAAAAGCCCATCAATACTACCTTTTCATGACCTACCCGCCGTACCAGTTCTTCATAGGCAGGCACCACCATGCTAAATACATCTTTGTAATTGCTGGCAGGTACCAGCGGATAGTCGGGTACCACCACTCCTACATCCGTATGTTGAACAATCCTGTTTAAAAAGGTCCAGTCGTATTTTGTAATATTCGATACAAAGCCTCCTCCGTGCAGGAAAAATATATAACGCTGCGGCGTACTGTTCTTTTTCTTTAGTTCCCAGATCGTTCTGCCGTTGGGAGAGGTCCGGTATAGGACATCACACTGGCTTTTTACTTTCTCCGGTATACTGGCAGCTTTGTGGAATTTACTGAAATCTCCGGTGCTGAACTCTTTTTCGATTTTTGTTTTTATACCCGCCATGCGAATGATTGCACGGTAAATGCGGCTTTTGAAACTTGGTCTTTCCATATAATAATAATTAGTATCCTGCGTCACTCCATAAGCGGCGTATGAAGTAGCAAACGTCCATAAAATAATCAGCGATAAACATATCTTTACCATTGCCATACTGTTTGTTAAGGCAAATGTAAATGCAGCAGGAAGGCGATTTTTTAGCAAATGCTAAAAAGTAGCAGGAGTCAGATTTGTGCCCGCATACGGCTCAATGTTACGGGCGACATGCCCAGAAAGGAAGCGATGGAGGAGAGTGACGCCCTTTGCAGGATAAAGGGATGCCGGGAAATGAGTTTACGGTAACGTTCTAATGCATTGTCGAATTGAAGCGATAACGCTCTTTCTTCCAAAGCCAGATAGTACTTTTCCATCAGGAGGCGGTACAGGTTAAACAGATCCGGGTGTTCCTGACAGCGTTGAACAAATGTGACATAGTTTATTTTCAACAGCACAGCATCTTCCAATATCTCCACATTCTCATTACTACCGGTTTTTGTAAACAGGGAATAGGTAGAAGTGATAATATCGTTCTCCCGGGCGAACAATGTGGTAATGTCCTTATCGTCTATCAAGGAAAATATCCGTATAAATCCTTTTTCAATAATATAGAAATGTTCAACGCGTTGCCCCTGCTTTATCAACAGGGAGCCTTTAGCGGCATTCATATAGACGACATGCCTGTTGAGCAGCTCAACAGCTTCGGCAGACAAACCTGCCATTTTGATTATATGATCCAATGCAGTCATCAATTTTCTATATAATCAGCCAAAGATAAGCCTGGCTTATAGAAAATAAAATAGTTTTCATATGAAGCCGGTTCGTTCCATGCCAGCATAGGAATACTGCCTCCCTACAAAATACAATGCCCCCGAAAAGCGGTACACTTTTCAGGGGCATTGCAGTCTGGTACTGATGCGCAGGCGTCAGGTACCGTAATGATTATTGTTTAATGAATTTCGTCACATTTACTTCTTTCACACCATTTTTTACCCGGATGATGTAAATACCCGGTGATAAGGTAGAAATATTCAGTTGTGAATTCGTAGCGTTCACTTCACGATACAATACCACATTGCCCTTTAGATCCACGATACGCACATCTGATTTGCCTTTGTAGCCTGTCAGGTTAAGGTTCAGTACATCCGTAGCCGGATTCGGGAATACCACTACTTTCTGCGCATCGTCGGTAGCAATATCGGCGCCACGGCTGGCGGTACCCAATTGTACCCGCAATGTATAGCAGGAGGTAGCACTGTTAGCCCCACCGTAACCATATACCTGTGCATAGTAGGTACCCGGAGTAACCGTTCTGCTGATCGTTTCACTGGTAGTGCTGGCCGCCTGTGAAATAGCCACCTGTGTACCTGCGCTGTTCAGCAGTTTCAGGTCGTAATCGCCCGGCAGTGTACCCAAAGTAATCGTAATCGTACCACCGTTGGTGATCACGAATTTATAGTTATCAATATCACCACTAGGGCTGATGAGACCTGTAACATCGGTATTAAACGGAATGGTAGCTGCTCCTGTTATGGTGCCGTTGGTCGCATTATCCAATGGGTTGGAACAACCAGTAGAAACGGTGGTGAACTGTGCAGCAGTAAAGGAACTATTACCATCTGAACAGGTGGTTCTTACTCTCCAGTCGTATAAAGTACCAGATATTAATCCTGTTAAAGTAACACTTGTGGCAGTCGTTCCGGACACGGCAACGGTCCAGGTAGTAGCTGCATTATCTTTATAAGACACATCATAACCCACGGCGCCACTTACGGCTGTCCAGCTAACAGTGGCTCCGGTGGCTGTTACCGCGGAACTGTTTAAACCGGTTGGTGCAGCACAGGTGGAGGAGGATACCGTTGTAAACTGCTCAGCTGAATAAGCACTGCTGCCACTCGCACAATTGGTTCTTATTCTGTAATCATAGGTAGCCCCGGATGTAAGACCGGTTAAGCCTACACTGGTAGCGGTAGTACCTGTTGCAGCATTGATCCAGGTAGCAGCTGAACTGAGTTTATAGTCTACATCATAGGATACGGCGCCACTTACGGCTGTCCATCCTATGGTAGCAGTATTAATAGTAATCGCTGTAGCCGCTAATCCTGCCGGAGAAGCACAGGAGGAGCCGGATGTAATGGTAAAGTTGGCATTGGAAATATCAAAGAAAATATTACCTACGGCTTCTACTTTTATTCTGGCTGTAGTGGTGGGCGTATTGGGAATGGTTACCACCTCGCTGCCATCATTTGGTGTGCTGGCCACTAATGTATTAAAGGTATTACCCCCATCTGTAGAGAGGGATATTTTTACATTGGCAGTACTAACAGGTGAGGCGGTGGTATTCGCCACACTCCAGGTAATGGTTTGTGCTGAATTCCCAGCCCATGATACGGCGGTGTTGGGAGCTGTCACGGCAAAAGGCCCTGAGGAGTTGGTGACAGTTATGGTGGCATCCGCAAAATTGGTTTGTCCAACACTTACCGGCGGGGTAGCACTGAAAGGCGCATTATCCCTTACTGTTAGCCGGAATTTTAAGGTTCTTGATACGGAACTTAATGCTTCTGTATTAGCACTGGCATCACCGCCTGGTAACGGACCAGATACTAAACCACCGGCGAGAATAGTCGCGAGTTTAGGGAAGTATCTGGTTGGTGAGGTAACAGGGAGATAGGATATCCAGTTAGGTCCGGAAGCTTTGGTAGCACTGGCCACACTGGAACCTCCTGTTTGTCCGGAGCTAGCATTATCATTTTGTTCCCAGCTATATGTCAGTACATCACCGGCATTGGCATCCGTAGCAGAACCCGTCAATGCAAACGGGGTGCTGATCGGAATTGTAAAATTACCGCCGGCATTCACCACTGGAGTGGCGTTAGTGCCGGAAATATTTGTCGTTACCGCGCAGGCTTTATTGGCCAGATTCGCCTGAATCTGTGCAATGGAAGCAGCATGGTAAGCGGCAATAGAATGCGGTGCGATATCCTGGCTGGTAATACCGGCATAACCCATAATGGTAATACCGGAACCTGGTTCCACATTCACACCGGTACCTTCATTGCTATGGGAAAAAGTATGGTTAGCTCCCAGCTGATGCCCTACTTCATGTACCACATAATCAATATCGAAGTTATCTCCCTGAGGAACATTATCGCCCGGAGAAGTAAAACCACTTCCTTTTTGATTGTCACAAACACAACCGATGCAACCGGCATTACCGCCGCCACCGGAGGCGCCAAACAGGTGACCAATGTCATAGTTAGCAGCGCCAATAACAGAATTCAAGGTACTCTGCAACTCGCCGTTCCATGATCCGCCAGCACCTGTACTCCCCGGAGAATAAGGATCTGTGGACGGGTTATAATAAAATACATTGGTCGTAGCACTGATCAGGTTCAGGTGGAGTGCCAGGTCTCTTTCATAAATACCATTGCTACGGGTAAGCGTCGCGTTGACCGCTGTGAGCACCAACGAAACCTGGGAGGCGCTGGTTGCCCCGAAATAATTGGAGTATTCTGCCGTAACAGATTGCGCCAGCCGTAATGTTTTCAGATCGCCGGTGTTTCTTCCGGTAATGTTAGGTACCTGCGCGCTGATACTGGCTGACAATTTCTGCTCTGGTGTAGAACACTTCCAGGGTAAAGCCTTCGGTTGTTTTTTGAATACGGTATAAACCGTGTGGTCTGCAGAATAGGGTTCAATAAACTCGCTTTCTTTTCCGGCACGAAGGATCATGGTTTGAATCCCTTGCGGAGAAATGCTCAGTTTTAAGGTAGCCTCCTTATCTGTAATACCTTTTCCGGAAAACGCCCTGATTTCCGGGAACCGTGCTTGTAATGCAGGCTCGAAATTGGAAGCTTCCCTGATTTCGAATTGTTCAATCTGTCCGTCTGCGTTAGGCAAAGAGATGATGGTTGGGTTTGCGGCAGTACGACTTACCGCTTTAAATACTTCATTCCGTAACGGAGTGAGATTCAAATCAAACAATTTAAACTCAGTCGGAAATGCCAGTCTGGCTACGGCTTTATCGGTAGTAATCCTACCGGCATCAGTGTGCGGCCGCCAATAATCCTGCGCAAACGACGTTGCGCTGCACAACAAAGCTGTTGCGAAGAGTAAAACTTTTCTCATTTTGAAACACAGATTTTGGTTAATAAAAAACTAAATCTAGCTCAACTCTCTGCGGTCTGAACTGCACCGCCCTGCGACACCAGGGCGTACAAACGCCCCATCATCGTTCATCAGATTAATAAGACATCCGAACTAATTAAAAACAAACGCGTTGCATCGTTCACGTTACGGTTGATATAAAATAAAAAAAGCGGCATCATTTAGCAGCGGAATTGTCTCCTCCCCCATAAAACATATTATTTTAATAGGCACTGACAATATTTACTCAAATACTACATAATTCACTTTATCTATGCCGGTATTCCCAGTGGCCGGATCGTAGGCGTAAACAGTCAACTCATAGTCTCCCCTTGTGGTAATAGGAAAGTTACCTTCAAAAAGATTGGTTGCTATCAGACTAAGCTCCACTTCTCTTATATATTGCCCATCTTTTTTCAGGATGCCCTTTACTTCTATCTTATCGGCATTCCAGATCCCCCCTTTCTGTATAACGCAACCACACATCATCACCATATTCGCCTGTACTGCGAATGGTTTGCCGGCAATGGTGTGCAGGGGTATATATTGATGGGTACGTGGCGTTAATATATCAATGATAAAACCCGGAATTTCGAGGATGATACCATCACCCAGGATATGCTTGCCCGGAATCAGCCAAAGCTCCGTACTGACCTTCGTCTGAGCCTGGCGATTATTCAATGGTGCATAAACAGTAATACTTACTGCGGTAGGTTCAGCTATGTCAATATTAGCTTCGAACTTTGCCGTCTGGTCGTCACAAATACTACCCCCACGACTCAACGGCGTTTGCATGATCAGCTGCGTATTGCCCGTGGTGCCGGCTGTTTTACCTTCTGCCAGGATCTGGTTATTCAGGTTGTTGCGTATTATAATATAGGCGCCACCCAATGAACTGCCCACAAACTTACCATCTCTGGCCTTCGCCCGGATAATAACCTTTGTTTCTTTGGCATAGCTTCCTAGGCCGCTTACCAGCAGCAGCAAAATGAACAACTGTTTCATGTTTTATTTATTTAGCAGATGTGCGTTTAAGATATTCCTGTTTAAATCGTTGGTGAAAGGACGTTTTCTCCAGATTGCTGTCTACTTTATCCAGGTAACTGAATATACCCAGATCATCCTCCAGAATCTGCAGGATGGCGGCCTCACAACTTGCCCAGATTTGCTCCAGCATCGGCAAGCTCTTAGTGGCCTTCGTAGTCAGGGAAACCAGTTGTTTCCTTTTATCCGTTTTATCAGTGGACAGTCTTACGTAACCACGTTCACTCATTTTCGTTACTGTAATAAAAACCGACGTGTGTGCATAACCAATCCTTTCCGCAATATTGGCGATAGACAGGTGATCATGTTCCTTTAATAACATGAAGATCAGGTACCAGTTCGGCTCTACGTCGAGGTCTATCTCTTTATATAGCTTTTTGACGTTATGGGCAATATGATCG
Coding sequences within:
- a CDS encoding reprolysin-like metallopeptidase, producing the protein MRKVLLFATALLCSATSFAQDYWRPHTDAGRITTDKAVARLAFPTEFKLFDLNLTPLRNEVFKAVSRTAANPTIISLPNADGQIEQFEIREASNFEPALQARFPEIRAFSGKGITDKEATLKLSISPQGIQTMILRAGKESEFIEPYSADHTVYTVFKKQPKALPWKCSTPEQKLSASISAQVPNITGRNTGDLKTLRLAQSVTAEYSNYFGATSASQVSLVLTAVNATLTRSNGIYERDLALHLNLISATTNVFYYNPSTDPYSPGSTGAGGSWNGELQSTLNSVIGAANYDIGHLFGASGGGGNAGCIGCVCDNQKGSGFTSPGDNVPQGDNFDIDYVVHEVGHQLGANHTFSHSNEGTGVNVEPGSGITIMGYAGITSQDIAPHSIAAYHAASIAQIQANLANKACAVTTNISGTNATPVVNAGGNFTIPISTPFALTGSATDANAGDVLTYSWEQNDNASSGQTGGSSVASATKASGPNWISYLPVTSPTRYFPKLATILAGGLVSGPLPGGDASANTEALSSVSRTLKFRLTVRDNAPFSATPPVSVGQTNFADATITVTNSSGPFAVTAPNTAVSWAGNSAQTITWSVANTTASPVSTANVKISLSTDGGNTFNTLVASTPNDGSEVVTIPNTPTTTARIKVEAVGNIFFDISNANFTITSGSSCASPAGLAATAITINTATIGWTAVSGAVSYDVDYKLSSAATWINAATGTTATSVGLTGLTSGATYDYRIRTNCASGSSAYSAEQFTTVSSSTCAAPTGLNSSAVTATGATVSWTAVSGAVGYDVSYKDNAATTWTVAVSGTTATSVTLTGLISGTLYDWRVRTTCSDGNSSFTAAQFTTVSTGCSNPLDNATNGTITGAATIPFNTDVTGLISPSGDIDNYKFVITNGGTITITLGTLPGDYDLKLLNSAGTQVAISQAASTTSETISRTVTPGTYYAQVYGYGGANSATSCYTLRVQLGTASRGADIATDDAQKVVVFPNPATDVLNLNLTGYKGKSDVRIVDLKGNVVLYREVNATNSQLNISTLSPGIYIIRVKNGVKEVNVTKFIKQ
- a CDS encoding nuclear transport factor 2 family protein — encoded protein: MEKTLLILVFLALIQVSSYSQSNTEKTIRQLEQRELAAVHHSDTATLLQIWSKHFVVNNPYGQIVTVPEILTFIREGKIDYATVERIVDRVTVVENIAIAMGKEIVTPEKATAHAGKKVTRQYTNIWMKEKDHWRLVARQATIVNME
- a CDS encoding MarR family winged helix-turn-helix transcriptional regulator, giving the protein MEIDLIKQLGYKAFDSRLKRISDHIAHNVKKLYKEIDLDVEPNWYLIFMLLKEHDHLSIANIAERIGYAHTSVFITVTKMSERGYVRLSTDKTDKRKQLVSLTTKATKSLPMLEQIWASCEAAILQILEDDLGIFSYLDKVDSNLEKTSFHQRFKQEYLKRTSAK
- a CDS encoding alpha/beta hydrolase, with protein sequence MSKFRVYCVQVIFTVLLLINGFPAVSQMQADTAQKTVYLFSGIGADSSIFMNLTLPGYHKVYITWIPALPHESLTQYAGRIKSQITVDSPYIIGLSFGGIAAVEVSKQITVKKMVLISSVRTKSELNRVQFFFMKIGLYRIIPSSLIKRTNFLTYRYFGARSPEDKKALTKLLQDTDVTFFRWALKALSYWDNNKAPDRTIQIHGTADRVISSRLVHPEYRIKGGGHLMVLDKADTISHIITHYFGE
- a CDS encoding winged helix-turn-helix transcriptional regulator, encoding MASKETLAGCPVQHALQYISGKWQMGILWQLRQGPIRFNALKDTFPGLSEKVLTENLKFFEEKGIVEKQSFPSVPPKVEYQLTADGQTLLPVIEKVIRWGYTHLQEEKVQRDTLHTPSVVMNELEQASNSSDQTGV
- a CDS encoding alpha/beta fold hydrolase, yielding MERPSFKSRIYRAIIRMAGIKTKIEKEFSTGDFSKFHKAASIPEKVKSQCDVLYRTSPNGRTIWELKKKNSTPQRYIFFLHGGGFVSNITKYDWTFLNRIVQHTDVGVVVPDYPLVPASNYKDVFSMVVPAYEELVRRVGHEKVVLMGFSAGGGLAFSLAQYVRNHQMGQPATIILLSPLLDGTMQNPDIPVIDKYDPYIDINGVRKSIAIYAADTPVDDYRISPIYGTLEGLAPIHLFAGTHEVVLPDARKLVALLKEKKQAVDYYEYQQMYHAWIFLPMPEAGDVFNKLTHILK
- a CDS encoding Crp/Fnr family transcriptional regulator, whose translation is MDHIIKMAGLSAEAVELLNRHVVYMNAAKGSLLIKQGQRVEHFYIIEKGFIRIFSLIDDKDITTLFARENDIITSTYSLFTKTGSNENVEILEDAVLLKINYVTFVQRCQEHPDLFNLYRLLMEKYYLALEERALSLQFDNALERYRKLISRHPFILQRASLSSIASFLGMSPVTLSRMRAQI